Proteins co-encoded in one Dreissena polymorpha isolate Duluth1 chromosome 12, UMN_Dpol_1.0, whole genome shotgun sequence genomic window:
- the LOC127853550 gene encoding leucine-rich repeat-containing G-protein coupled receptor 4-like produces MFQINKNAFRGIESHIDGLYLDTNSLHSLPEAVGSILNLKLLRLSGNPILSLNPSVMAKIGHSLTEIFFGMASFQQWPSELRFLNELQQLGLSDIPFQSLDSDAFHGLTHVLYLTIARSNLKKIPNAVCTLSALTSLQITENYFFNESKSDVFEPCINITGTSNVQSITYTYNRVDYFPNILTMIPYVLVVNMHNNDMRFMDADKFEENVYVGTLTLFWNKFRKIPRGLNIFKMLNYLDLDFNLIYSIEDNDLIGLRSLTSIHLAYNPIQFITNKAFQNNMKLTFVNWSHTFLTTIPAAVTMLPDLQTLGIEANDIECTCDLASLKNWNVSYIQIDGLCYLTNEPIEKFIKTYIDAGKC; encoded by the coding sequence ATGTTTCAAATCAACAAAAACGCCTTTCGCGGAATTGAATCTCATATTGACGGATTATATTTAGATACAAATAGTCTACACTCGCTACCAGAGGCTGTAGGTTCGATTTTGAATCTGAAATTACTAAGGCTATCTGGAAACCCAATTTTGTCATTGAATCCGTCAGTCATGGCTAAAATTGGACATTCTTTAACAGAAATTTTTTTCGGAATGGCTTCTTTTCAGCAATGGCCGAGCGAGCTCCGTTTCTTAAATGAATTACAACAACTAGGGCTATCTGATATACCCTTTCAGAGTTTGGATTCAGATGCATTTCATGGACTTACACATGTGCTTTATTTGACAATAGCACgctctaatttaaaaaaaatcccaaatgcAGTATGTACTCTTTCTGCTCTTACCTCTTTACAAATAACTGAGAATTACTTTTTCAATGAAAGCAAATCGGACGTCTTTGAACCATGCATTAATATAACCGGAACGTCAAATGTACAAAGTATTACTTATACATACAATCGAGTTGATTACTTTCcaaatattttaacaatgatTCCTTATGTACTCGTCGTAAATATGCACAACAACGATATGAGGTTTATGGATGCAGATAAGTTTGAAGAAAATGTGTATGTTGGTACGCTTACTTTATTTTGGAACAAGTTTAGAAAAATTCCCAGAGgcttgaatatttttaaaatgcttaATTATTTGGATCTtgattttaatttgatatatagcaTTGAGGACAATGACCTTATTGGATTACGCAGTTTAACCAGCATTCATCTAGCGTACAATCCAATTCAGTTCATCACGAACAAGGCATTTCAAAACAACATGAAACTCACGTTTGTAAACTGGTCACATACATTTCTGACCACCATACCTGCCGCAGTAACCATGTTACCGGATCTACAGACTTTAGGTATTGAAGCCAATGACATCGAATGCACGTGCGACCTGGCCAGTCTGAAGAATTGGAATGTGTCTTACATACAAATAGACGGACTATGTTACCTAACGAATGAACCTATTGAGAAGTTTATCAAGACCTATATCGACGCGGGTAAGTGCTAG